From a single Fusobacterium ulcerans ATCC 49185 genomic region:
- a CDS encoding alanine/glycine:cation symporter family protein, with protein MNSFESIVNFMNNIMWNKNLLVVILVVSGIIFTVKTKGVQFRLFGHMISLITEKTKKNRDGISSFQAFCISTASRVGVGNLAGVVAAVSVGGPGSVFWMWVVALLSSATAFVESTIALIYREKDPQGGYRGGAPYFLTKGLNKKWLGVLFVIFALICWAGVFQIISNSVTESFNTAFGISTRITSIVIVMLAAAVLFGRRDKIVKVLDKMVPAMATVYLIVVIFIILKNITILPATIKDIFEHAFGIKQFLGGTFGSVVMQGVKRGLFSNEAGSGSAPCAAAAADIDHPVKQGLVQALGVFVDTILICSATAFVILLSKGDIAEGIGGMTLLQESFRYQVGNWGVAFTAVILFLFSFSTILGVSFYAKPNLAFLCDKPWLQEAFKIFTLLMLFVGGVRQNFLVWNLADLGLGLMTIVNLIGVYPLTYKAIESLKEYEKEYIKK; from the coding sequence ATGAATTCTTTTGAGTCAATAGTTAATTTTATGAATAATATTATGTGGAATAAAAATTTATTAGTAGTAATATTAGTGGTGAGTGGAATAATATTTACTGTAAAAACAAAAGGAGTACAGTTCAGATTATTTGGTCATATGATATCTCTCATAACAGAAAAAACGAAAAAAAATAGGGATGGAATAAGTTCGTTTCAGGCTTTTTGTATAAGTACAGCTTCAAGAGTAGGAGTAGGAAATCTGGCAGGAGTAGTAGCAGCAGTTTCAGTAGGAGGCCCAGGATCAGTCTTTTGGATGTGGGTAGTTGCTCTTTTGAGTTCAGCTACTGCATTTGTAGAATCAACAATAGCTTTGATATATAGGGAAAAGGATCCTCAAGGTGGATATAGAGGAGGGGCTCCATATTTTCTTACAAAAGGATTGAATAAGAAATGGCTGGGAGTTTTATTTGTAATATTTGCCCTCATATGCTGGGCTGGAGTATTTCAGATAATATCTAACTCTGTAACTGAATCTTTCAATACTGCTTTTGGAATAAGTACAAGAATTACATCTATAGTAATTGTAATGCTGGCAGCAGCAGTTCTTTTTGGAAGAAGGGATAAAATAGTAAAAGTTCTGGATAAAATGGTTCCTGCAATGGCAACTGTTTACCTTATTGTAGTTATTTTTATTATATTAAAAAATATAACTATACTTCCAGCAACAATCAAGGATATTTTTGAACATGCCTTTGGAATAAAGCAATTTCTGGGGGGAACATTTGGAAGCGTAGTAATGCAGGGAGTAAAAAGAGGATTGTTTTCTAATGAAGCAGGGTCAGGATCTGCTCCATGTGCAGCAGCAGCAGCTGATATAGATCATCCAGTAAAGCAGGGGTTAGTACAAGCTTTAGGTGTGTTTGTAGATACTATATTGATATGCAGTGCAACGGCTTTTGTTATACTTTTATCAAAGGGAGATATTGCAGAAGGAATTGGAGGGATGACACTCCTCCAAGAATCATTTAGATATCAGGTAGGAAACTGGGGAGTTGCATTTACAGCTGTTATATTGTTCCTATTTTCCTTCAGTACTATATTGGGTGTAAGTTTCTATGCTAAACCAAATTTAGCCTTTTTATGTGACAAACCATGGCTTCAGGAAGCATTTAAAATCTTTACTCTGTTAATGCTTTTTGTTGGTGGAGTAAGACAGAACTTTTTAGTATGGAATCTGGCTGATTTAGGATTGGGACTTATGACAATAGTTAATCTTATAGGAGTATATCCATTAACTTATAAAGCGATTGAATCATTAAAAGAATATGAAAAAGAATATATAAAGAAATAA
- a CDS encoding RrF2 family transcriptional regulator: MKITQESDYAIKIVLYLSKLDKGEIANAREISEAEKMSMKFALKILRRLCKVKLVESFRGIKGGYKLKKSANDISLRNVIEVIQGDLFINTSLKNVSSAKKVEADPVNSLLYSIQEDVKKKLSDTSFKDLKDAAAQ; the protein is encoded by the coding sequence ATGAAAATAACACAAGAAAGTGATTACGCAATAAAGATCGTATTATATTTATCAAAATTAGATAAAGGTGAAATAGCAAATGCAAGAGAAATCAGTGAAGCTGAAAAAATGTCTATGAAATTTGCTCTTAAAATATTAAGAAGACTTTGTAAAGTTAAACTTGTTGAATCTTTTAGAGGAATTAAAGGAGGATACAAATTAAAAAAGTCTGCAAACGATATCAGTTTGAGAAATGTAATAGAAGTGATTCAGGGTGACCTTTTTATCAATACAAGTTTAAAAAATGTAAGTTCTGCTAAAAAAGTTGAGGCTGATCCAGTGAATTCACTGCTTTACTCTATACAGGAAGATGTTAAGAAAAAATTGAGTGATACAAGCTTTAAAGATTTAAAAGATGCTGCTGCTCAATAA
- a CDS encoding threonine/serine ThrE exporter family protein, protein MDKKTEYKILSLACLTGKIMLQNGSEVYRVENHICQVAEYYGMTPQCFATLTCIIITLKNSEGEVISLVERVTSRTTNLDKVYQVYSLIRDISNYSCDELRNELLKIENEKPYPLLINIAGNSIGAGFFIFLFSGNIREFIAAFLCGIVIAIASKITDALKLGTFFTNLLCGGISSGTACLFLYLGFITDVSIPIISTLMILVPGVAFINSMRDIFSGDLVTGLSRLGEVAMIGTSIAVGSGIALKLLLNLGGV, encoded by the coding sequence ATGGATAAAAAAACTGAATATAAGATTCTTTCACTTGCCTGCCTTACAGGAAAAATTATGTTGCAGAACGGCTCTGAAGTATATAGAGTAGAAAATCATATATGCCAGGTAGCTGAATATTATGGTATGACTCCTCAATGTTTTGCTACACTTACCTGTATAATAATAACTCTTAAAAATTCTGAAGGGGAAGTTATCTCCCTAGTAGAAAGAGTGACGTCAAGAACTACTAATTTAGATAAAGTTTATCAAGTATATTCCCTTATAAGGGACATAAGCAATTACAGCTGTGATGAACTTAGAAATGAGCTTCTCAAGATTGAGAATGAAAAACCATATCCACTCCTCATAAATATAGCAGGAAACTCTATAGGTGCTGGATTTTTTATCTTCCTTTTTTCAGGTAATATTAGAGAATTTATTGCTGCTTTTTTATGTGGTATAGTCATTGCAATAGCATCAAAAATTACAGACGCACTAAAATTAGGAACTTTTTTTACTAATCTTCTCTGTGGAGGAATTTCTTCAGGAACAGCCTGTTTATTTCTTTATTTAGGATTTATAACAGATGTTTCTATTCCAATAATTTCCACATTGATGATATTAGTTCCAGGAGTTGCGTTTATTAATTCCATGAGAGATATATTCTCAGGAGATCTTGTTACAGGGCTTTCCAGACTGGGAGAAGTTGCCATGATAGGAACTTCAATAGCTGTTGGGTCAGGTATAGCACTGAAATTACTTCTAAACTTGGGAGGTGTATAA
- a CDS encoding threonine/serine exporter family protein, whose amino-acid sequence MSVEKIIFQIAAAVFTTFGFGLMFNIKHKNLFHTSIAGGLSWAVYLLGQHLNYSEGLTFFIATFALALYSEAVSRIIYTPVTTILIAALIPLAPGGGIYYTMYNLIDKNYPMAVQKGIQTFIIAGAMAVGIFSASTVFRLYDEIKSRVNKNT is encoded by the coding sequence ATGTCAGTAGAAAAAATAATATTTCAGATTGCAGCTGCTGTATTTACTACCTTTGGGTTTGGGTTGATGTTTAACATAAAACACAAAAATCTCTTTCATACCAGTATAGCTGGAGGATTGAGTTGGGCAGTGTATCTTTTAGGACAGCACTTAAACTATTCTGAAGGATTAACATTTTTTATAGCAACATTTGCACTTGCACTGTATTCAGAAGCAGTTTCCAGAATAATATATACGCCTGTAACAACGATATTAATAGCTGCTCTAATACCTTTGGCACCTGGAGGAGGTATTTATTATACAATGTATAATCTAATTGATAAAAATTATCCTATGGCAGTTCAAAAAGGTATTCAGACTTTTATTATAGCAGGAGCAATGGCTGTAGGAATCTTTTCAGCATCAACTGTCTTTAGACTTTATGATGAAATAAAGTCTAGAGTTAATAAGAATACTTAG
- a CDS encoding HU family DNA-binding protein has product MTEKEFMKMYLESFKLDGRLKNIGEAKKRVKVFFDTLKQVIDKDEKVIFKDWGKFEIEHREQRTYGNPRTKERIVIPAKRVLKFTVGKKFAERVKNS; this is encoded by the coding sequence ATGACAGAAAAAGAATTTATGAAGATGTATCTAGAATCTTTCAAGTTGGATGGAAGACTGAAAAATATAGGTGAAGCTAAAAAAAGAGTAAAAGTTTTTTTTGATACTTTAAAACAAGTTATTGATAAAGATGAAAAAGTTATTTTTAAAGACTGGGGTAAATTTGAAATAGAACATAGAGAACAAAGAACTTATGGTAACCCTAGAACTAAAGAGAGAATAGTAATTCCAGCTAAGAGAGTTTTAAAATTTACAGTTGGAAAGAAATTTGCTGAAAGAGTAAAAAACAGTTAA
- a CDS encoding GNAT family N-acetyltransferase — protein MEFSIKRFDELSARELYEIGKIRQEVFVVEQNCSYLDFDEKDFDSLHIYSRDKDTGKIICYARVLAKGLSYDTVSIGRVMVLNSYRKYGYARKLVLQCIECVKNIFGENEITIGAQFYLKDFYSSVGFTAVSDVYDEDGIPHIDMYMQLS, from the coding sequence ATGGAATTTTCTATAAAAAGATTTGATGAATTATCTGCTAGAGAGCTTTATGAAATTGGAAAAATCAGACAGGAAGTATTCGTAGTAGAGCAGAATTGTTCTTATTTAGATTTTGATGAAAAAGATTTTGATTCTCTCCATATTTATTCAAGAGATAAAGATACTGGTAAAATTATATGTTATGCCAGAGTTTTAGCTAAAGGATTATCTTATGACACTGTTTCTATTGGAAGAGTAATGGTATTGAACAGCTATAGAAAGTATGGATATGCCAGAAAATTAGTATTACAATGTATAGAATGTGTAAAAAATATTTTTGGAGAAAATGAAATTACTATTGGTGCTCAATTTTATCTAAAAGATTTTTATTCTTCAGTAGGATTTACAGCTGTATCTGATGTGTATGATGAAGATGGAATACCTCATATTGATATGTATATGCAGCTTTCTTAA
- the rbr gene encoding rubrerythrin, with protein sequence MELKGSKTEKNLMTAFAGESEARNKYTYYASKAKKDGFEQVSKLFEATANNEKEHAKLWFKLLKGGNIPSTIDNLLDAAEGENYEWTDMYAEFAKVAKEEGFTEIARLFEGVAKVEKEHEERYRKLLANIKEEMVFAREEEVAWECMNCGHIHYGKKAPEVCPVCAHPQAYFMIQPKNF encoded by the coding sequence ATGGAATTGAAAGGGTCAAAAACAGAGAAGAATTTAATGACTGCATTTGCTGGGGAATCAGAAGCAAGAAATAAATATACATATTATGCATCAAAGGCTAAAAAAGATGGATTTGAGCAAGTGTCAAAATTATTTGAAGCAACTGCTAACAATGAGAAAGAACATGCTAAACTTTGGTTCAAACTTTTAAAAGGTGGAAATATTCCTTCAACTATTGATAATCTTTTAGATGCTGCTGAGGGAGAAAACTATGAGTGGACTGATATGTATGCTGAATTTGCAAAAGTAGCAAAAGAAGAAGGGTTCACTGAAATTGCTAGATTATTTGAAGGTGTAGCAAAAGTAGAAAAAGAACATGAAGAAAGATATAGAAAATTATTAGCTAATATCAAAGAAGAAATGGTATTCGCAAGAGAAGAAGAGGTAGCATGGGAATGTATGAACTGTGGACATATTCACTATGGAAAGAAAGCTCCAGAAGTTTGTCCAGTATGTGCTCATCCACAAGCTTACTTCATGATTCAGCCTAAAAATTTCTAA
- the phnW gene encoding 2-aminoethylphosphonate--pyruvate transaminase, with translation MHTLEEYLEKPYLLLTPGPLTTSNGVRMAMLKDWCTWDKEYNNIVQEIREKLVRLAVPSGNYHKYTSVLMQGSGSFGVESVIGTALPENGKLLILSNGAYGNRMGEIAQVLKINNIIEKFGDKDIIDINRVREILESNPDITHVAVVHSETTSGILNPIEKIGELVKEFNKIYIVDAMSSFGGIEIDIEEVKADFIISSSNKCIQGVPGFSFIICRKEVLENCSGQARSLSLDLYNQWKVMEENNGKWRFTSPTHTVRAFYQALLELEKEGGVIEREKRYRKNNTILREGMKNLGFKSLISEEYQSPIITTFFAPENPDYNFEKFYYKLKKEGFVIYPGKVTDMESFRIGNIGEVYPDDIYALLKAIEKATW, from the coding sequence ATGCATACTTTAGAAGAATATTTAGAAAAACCATATCTGCTTTTAACACCAGGACCATTAACTACAAGCAATGGAGTGAGAATGGCTATGCTTAAAGACTGGTGTACATGGGATAAAGAATATAATAATATAGTTCAGGAAATAAGAGAAAAATTAGTAAGATTAGCTGTTCCATCAGGAAATTATCATAAATATACTTCTGTTCTTATGCAGGGAAGCGGTTCTTTTGGAGTAGAATCTGTTATAGGAACTGCTCTTCCTGAAAATGGGAAGTTATTAATTTTATCAAATGGAGCTTATGGAAACAGAATGGGAGAAATTGCTCAGGTTTTAAAAATAAATAATATCATAGAAAAATTTGGTGATAAAGATATTATAGATATCAACAGAGTGAGAGAAATCCTTGAATCTAATCCAGATATCACTCATGTAGCTGTAGTACATAGTGAAACTACAAGTGGAATTTTAAATCCTATTGAAAAGATAGGAGAATTAGTTAAAGAATTTAATAAGATATATATTGTTGATGCTATGTCAAGTTTTGGCGGTATTGAAATAGATATTGAAGAGGTAAAAGCAGATTTTATAATCAGTTCTTCAAATAAATGTATACAAGGTGTTCCGGGTTTCTCTTTCATCATATGCAGAAAAGAAGTTTTAGAAAACTGTTCAGGGCAGGCTCGTTCTCTTTCTCTTGATCTATACAATCAATGGAAAGTCATGGAGGAAAATAATGGAAAATGGAGATTCACTTCCCCTACTCATACTGTAAGAGCTTTTTATCAGGCTCTTTTAGAATTAGAAAAAGAAGGGGGCGTGATAGAAAGAGAAAAAAGATACAGAAAAAATAATACTATTTTGAGAGAGGGAATGAAAAATCTAGGCTTCAAATCACTTATTTCTGAAGAGTATCAATCCCCAATAATAACTACTTTCTTTGCACCTGAAAATCCAGATTATAATTTTGAGAAATTCTATTATAAGTTAAAGAAAGAGGGATTCGTCATCTATCCCGGAAAAGTTACTGACATGGAAAGTTTTAGAATAGGAAATATTGGTGAAGTATATCCAGATGATATTTATGCACTACTGAAAGCTATAGAAAAGGCTACATGGTAA
- the phnX gene encoding phosphonoacetaldehyde hydrolase — MKKINLVIFDWAGTAVDYGCFAPVQVFLEIFKEKNIDVTLEEARGPMGMLKIDHIKAMLSLDRVTALWNEKYNKMWNENDIEELYKNFENKLFKILADYTEPVPHCIETVNILRERGLKIGSTTGYTQEMMDIVTAGAKSQGYSPDYYTTPNAVPAGRPAPYMIYQNMLTLGEEDTDCVIKIGDTISDIKEGRNAKVWTVGILKGSSELGLSLEEVNSLSEKELKEKMEKTAEKMLSAGAHFVIEDISKVPYIIDIINNKLKNGERA, encoded by the coding sequence ATGAAAAAAATAAATCTTGTAATTTTTGACTGGGCTGGAACTGCTGTTGATTATGGATGCTTTGCTCCTGTACAGGTTTTCCTTGAAATATTCAAAGAAAAAAATATAGATGTAACACTGGAAGAAGCAAGAGGCCCTATGGGAATGCTGAAAATAGATCATATCAAAGCTATGCTGTCACTTGACAGAGTTACTGCTCTATGGAATGAAAAATATAATAAAATGTGGAATGAAAATGATATAGAAGAGCTTTACAAAAATTTTGAAAACAAGCTTTTTAAAATACTTGCTGACTATACTGAACCTGTTCCACACTGCATAGAAACTGTAAATATTTTGAGGGAAAGAGGATTGAAAATAGGTTCAACAACAGGATACACACAGGAAATGATGGACATTGTCACTGCTGGGGCAAAATCTCAGGGATATTCTCCAGATTACTATACTACTCCTAATGCTGTTCCAGCTGGAAGACCTGCTCCATATATGATATATCAGAATATGCTTACTCTTGGAGAAGAGGACACAGACTGTGTTATAAAAATCGGAGATACAATCTCTGACATTAAAGAGGGAAGAAATGCGAAAGTGTGGACAGTTGGAATATTAAAAGGAAGCAGTGAACTAGGATTATCCCTTGAAGAAGTAAACTCTCTTTCTGAAAAAGAATTGAAAGAAAAGATGGAAAAAACAGCTGAAAAAATGCTTTCAGCAGGAGCTCATTTTGTAATAGAGGACATTTCAAAAGTTCCATATATTATAGATATTATCAACAACAAATTAAAAAACGGCGAAAGAGCCTAA
- a CDS encoding putative 2-aminoethylphosphonate ABC transporter permease subunit, translating to MEKTKDEVIREILTWFILIFLIVAIVFPLGLLLTKSFENNSGEFIGLSNFKEYFSNKNLLISLKNTFTISIASSIISLVLAFIYAYGVQRTTIRFKNIFKYIALMPLFAPTMMHGISLVYLFGRKGAVTTGFFDKLPQFAFDINLYGATGIIIAEVLYIFPQIFLVLNIALSTTDYRLYEAADMLGTSNFRKFFTITLPNMKYGMISSFIIAFILSFTDFGAPKVVGGNFSVLATDVYIKVVGQNNMSMGAVVSIILLIPSVAAFFIDQKIQKKQGVVLNAKSIPYTAKENKARNIFFYIYTILICLFIISIFVTIFVSAFSKLWPYDLSFSLNNFKFYDYNGGIEIFFKNSFILAVLSGIFGTFMTFMSAYLIEKKEKKTLKDKVIYFLSLVPLALPGMVIGISYIFFFNKSYFTIPFLNISIMNPFNSLYKTIWIMVLANVIHFYSISFLTANTALKKLDKEFERVSLSMGIPWYKTFSNVTFPMCLESILEIFFYYFVNSMVTISALVFLYTSSLNLLSIAVINLDDTGEIAKASAMSIVILLTNIIIKIIYQIILKFLQKRKNKMKEENV from the coding sequence ATGGAAAAAACTAAAGATGAAGTAATCAGAGAAATACTCACTTGGTTTATCCTTATTTTTTTGATAGTTGCCATAGTTTTTCCTCTAGGGCTTTTACTGACGAAATCCTTTGAAAACAACTCTGGAGAATTTATTGGACTCAGCAACTTCAAAGAATATTTCTCAAATAAAAATCTTCTTATCTCATTAAAAAATACATTTACTATCTCAATAGCTTCAAGCATCATATCTCTGGTACTAGCTTTTATCTATGCCTATGGTGTACAGAGAACTACAATCAGATTTAAAAATATATTCAAATATATAGCCCTCATGCCTCTCTTTGCTCCTACAATGATGCATGGTATATCTCTTGTGTATCTCTTTGGGAGAAAAGGGGCTGTAACTACTGGTTTTTTTGATAAACTTCCTCAGTTTGCTTTTGATATTAATCTCTATGGTGCTACTGGAATAATAATAGCTGAGGTTTTATATATTTTTCCACAGATATTTCTGGTATTGAATATTGCTCTTTCTACAACTGACTACAGACTTTATGAAGCTGCTGATATGCTGGGAACAAGTAATTTCAGAAAATTTTTTACTATCACTCTTCCAAATATGAAATATGGAATGATATCTTCTTTTATTATAGCATTCATACTTTCATTTACAGATTTTGGTGCTCCAAAAGTAGTAGGAGGAAATTTCAGTGTTCTGGCTACAGATGTATATATTAAAGTAGTTGGACAGAATAATATGTCTATGGGAGCTGTTGTCAGTATCATTCTATTGATTCCTTCTGTAGCAGCATTCTTTATTGATCAGAAGATACAGAAAAAACAGGGGGTAGTCCTCAATGCAAAATCTATTCCCTATACTGCAAAGGAAAATAAGGCGAGGAATATATTTTTCTACATTTATACTATATTGATTTGTTTATTTATCATATCAATTTTTGTCACAATATTTGTTTCAGCTTTTTCTAAACTATGGCCCTATGATCTTAGTTTCAGTCTGAATAATTTTAAATTTTATGACTATAACGGCGGTATTGAGATATTCTTTAAAAACTCTTTTATTCTTGCAGTTCTTTCTGGAATATTTGGAACTTTTATGACATTTATGAGTGCTTATCTTATTGAGAAAAAAGAAAAGAAAACCTTAAAGGATAAAGTGATATATTTTCTTTCTCTTGTTCCCCTAGCACTTCCAGGAATGGTAATAGGTATTTCATATATATTCTTTTTTAATAAAAGCTATTTCACAATACCTTTTTTAAATATAAGTATAATGAATCCTTTCAATTCATTGTATAAGACTATCTGGATAATGGTACTGGCAAATGTGATACATTTTTACTCAATATCTTTTTTAACTGCCAACACAGCTTTGAAGAAGCTGGACAAAGAATTTGAAAGAGTTTCTCTCTCAATGGGAATACCTTGGTACAAAACATTTTCCAATGTAACCTTCCCAATGTGTCTCGAATCAATATTAGAGATATTCTTCTATTACTTTGTAAATTCTATGGTAACTATTTCAGCTCTTGTATTCCTTTATACATCAAGTCTGAATCTCCTTTCCATAGCAGTAATCAATCTGGATGATACAGGGGAGATAGCAAAAGCTTCTGCAATGTCCATAGTAATACTTCTTACAAATATAATAATTAAAATAATATATCAGATAATTTTAAAGTTTTTACAAAAAAGAAAAAATAAAATGAAAGAGGAGAATGTTTAA
- a CDS encoding ABC transporter ATP-binding protein, translating into MSYLEVKNVNKYYGKFHALKNISLSIEKGEFISFLGPSGCGKTTLLRVISGLEELNSGNLFLKGKDISSLHPSKRNFSIVFQSYALFPNMTTWENIAYGLKNKKMPKDLIEKKVKSVLEMVGLFSISNKYPNEMSGGQQQRVALARAVALEPDILLLDEPLSALDAKVREKLRNDIKSLQKKLGLTTIMVTHDQEEALSMSDKIMVMKDGEIMQWGSPREIYENPNSFFTADFIGKINFLENGKAIRPEHVKIVSDVLSNKNKFIMREIESWEYLGPSYRLFFKNRDRILKVEVPCNFINEQTLKQGNKFFLEFDESFYLDFRDEVS; encoded by the coding sequence ATGAGTTATTTAGAAGTAAAAAATGTAAATAAATATTATGGAAAATTTCATGCTTTAAAAAATATAAGCTTATCTATTGAGAAAGGGGAGTTTATCTCCTTTCTCGGCCCCAGCGGCTGTGGAAAAACTACTTTATTGAGAGTTATATCTGGACTGGAAGAACTTAATTCTGGAAATCTTTTTCTAAAGGGAAAGGATATCTCTTCACTTCATCCATCGAAAAGAAACTTCTCTATAGTTTTTCAGTCATATGCCCTTTTCCCCAATATGACAACATGGGAAAATATAGCTTATGGACTAAAAAATAAAAAAATGCCTAAAGATTTAATAGAAAAGAAAGTTAAAAGTGTATTGGAGATGGTAGGACTTTTTTCTATCAGCAATAAATATCCCAATGAAATGAGCGGAGGGCAGCAGCAGAGAGTGGCTCTTGCTAGAGCAGTTGCCCTTGAACCAGATATACTTCTGTTAGATGAACCTCTTTCTGCACTGGATGCAAAGGTAAGAGAAAAATTAAGAAATGATATTAAGTCCCTGCAAAAGAAGCTTGGACTTACTACTATTATGGTAACTCATGATCAAGAGGAAGCCTTATCTATGTCAGATAAAATTATGGTCATGAAAGATGGAGAAATAATGCAGTGGGGAAGTCCAAGAGAGATATATGAGAATCCCAACTCATTTTTCACAGCAGATTTCATAGGTAAAATAAATTTTCTGGAAAATGGAAAGGCTATACGTCCAGAACATGTAAAAATAGTATCTGATGTATTGAGTAATAAAAATAAATTTATAATGAGAGAAATAGAAAGCTGGGAATACTTAGGCCCATCTTACAGGCTTTTTTTCAAAAATAGAGATAGAATATTGAAAGTTGAAGTTCCTTGTAATTTTATAAATGAACAAACTTTGAAACAGGGAAATAAATTTTTTCTTGAATTTGATGAAAGCTTCTATCTCGATTTCAGAGATGAGGTATCATAA
- a CDS encoding putative 2-aminoethylphosphonate ABC transporter substrate-binding protein, whose protein sequence is MKKFLTILFAGLLLTSCQSKESSSSQKPKEINVYTALENEQIPVFLENFKKHHPDIKLNITRDSTGVLITKILAEKDNPQADVVWGTAATGLLMLDKENLLKPYAPKGLEKVDPKFKDSAEKPVWVGNNAWMATFAVNKTELEKLGLPIPRTYEDLLNPGYKGLISMPHPASSGTGFLAIAGFMQVMGEKEAWEYMKKLHENMGVYTHSGSKPAKQAASGEYPIGISYDYPSVKLMNEGNPIEVVFPAEGSGWDSEANALINKKDIKEESKIFLDWAISEEMMKLYGTQYAITSIDINNPIPNGYPSDPVSHLVKNDFKWLAENKNTILDKWSEKFGAKAEQK, encoded by the coding sequence ATGAAAAAATTTTTAACTATTCTTTTTGCAGGACTTTTATTGACAAGCTGCCAGTCTAAAGAAAGCAGTTCTTCTCAAAAACCAAAAGAAATCAATGTCTACACTGCTCTTGAAAATGAACAAATACCTGTATTCCTTGAAAATTTTAAAAAACATCATCCTGATATCAAATTAAATATAACTCGTGATTCAACTGGTGTCCTTATCACAAAAATCTTGGCTGAAAAGGATAATCCTCAAGCTGATGTAGTATGGGGAACTGCTGCTACTGGACTTCTTATGCTGGACAAAGAAAATCTTTTAAAACCTTATGCTCCAAAAGGACTTGAAAAAGTTGATCCTAAATTTAAAGACTCTGCTGAAAAACCTGTATGGGTAGGAAATAATGCTTGGATGGCAACTTTTGCAGTAAATAAAACTGAGCTTGAAAAACTTGGGCTTCCTATTCCCAGAACTTATGAAGATCTTCTGAATCCAGGATATAAAGGGCTAATTTCTATGCCCCATCCTGCTTCATCAGGTACTGGATTCCTTGCCATAGCAGGATTTATGCAGGTAATGGGAGAAAAAGAAGCATGGGAGTATATGAAAAAACTTCATGAAAATATGGGGGTATATACTCATTCAGGTTCAAAACCTGCTAAACAGGCTGCCAGTGGAGAATATCCAATTGGAATCTCTTATGATTACCCTAGTGTAAAACTTATGAATGAAGGAAACCCTATTGAAGTAGTCTTTCCAGCTGAGGGTTCTGGTTGGGATTCAGAAGCTAATGCCCTTATCAACAAAAAAGATATAAAAGAGGAATCAAAAATATTTCTGGACTGGGCTATCTCAGAAGAAATGATGAAGCTCTATGGTACTCAATATGCTATAACAAGCATTGATATCAACAACCCTATTCCAAATGGCTACCCTTCTGACCCTGTAAGCCATCTGGTAAAAAATGATTTTAAATGGCTTGCAGAAAACAAAAATACTATTTTAGATAAATGGAGTGAAAAATTTGGTGCAAAAGCTGAACAAAAATAG
- a CDS encoding EamA family transporter codes for MWFIFALLSAVFAALTSIFAKIGIEGINSNLATAIRTVVVLFMAWGMVFVTGTQNQIGNIGQKSWIFLILSGMATGFSWLFYYKALQIGEASKVVPVDKFSVVITMIMAFMILKEAVTLKTVLGGIFITIGTFIMIL; via the coding sequence ATGTGGTTTATATTTGCATTGCTGTCAGCAGTATTTGCAGCACTTACATCTATTTTTGCAAAGATAGGGATAGAGGGAATAAATTCTAATCTGGCAACAGCTATAAGGACAGTTGTGGTATTGTTTATGGCATGGGGAATGGTATTTGTTACTGGGACTCAAAATCAGATAGGAAATATAGGGCAGAAAAGCTGGATATTTTTAATATTGTCAGGAATGGCAACTGGATTTTCATGGCTGTTTTATTACAAGGCTCTACAGATAGGGGAAGCTTCAAAAGTTGTTCCAGTGGATAAATTCAGTGTGGTTATAACTATGATAATGGCTTTTATGATATTGAAAGAGGCAGTTACATTAAAAACTGTTTTAGGGGGAATATTTATAACAATAGGAACATTTATTATGATATTGTAA